One genomic segment of Nilaparvata lugens isolate BPH chromosome Y, ASM1435652v1, whole genome shotgun sequence includes these proteins:
- the LOC120348927 gene encoding xaa-Pro aminopeptidase 1-like: protein MEIRKTGILLRKLRDSFKDVARIKDSLQAYIIPHNDGHLNEYISARDERLAFISGFTGSYGTAIVTETKAVLWTDGRYTLQARSQMDDNWSLFTEGLADSPTQSGWLVGELSGGRGQATQFETSPKNQHFRI from the exons ATGGAGATACGAAAAACTGGGATCCTCTTGAGAAAACTGAGAGATTCATTTAAAGATGTGGCACGTATCAAGGACTCACTACAGGCATATATCATCCCACACAATGATGGAcatttg AACGAGTACATAAGTGCCAGAGATGAGCGGTTGGCGTTTATTTCTGGGTTCACGGGTTCTTATGGTACAGCCATTGTAACAGAGAC CAAGGCCGTGCTATGGACTGATGGCCGATACACCCTGCAGGCCAGGAGTCAGATGGACGACAATTGGAGCCTTTTCACTGAGG GTTTGGCCGACTCGCCGACACAGAGCGGCTGGCTGGTTGGGGAGCTGAGTGGAGGGCGAGGGCAAGCGACCCAATTTGAAAca